From Candidatus Manganitrophus morganii, the proteins below share one genomic window:
- a CDS encoding ABC transporter ATP-binding protein, producing MSAYSDGEKALVSLQEVTCGYPKKTVFQNLTLQLYPGQFAGLVGPSGTGKSTLLKAILGIVPILSGSVSVSGTRVSQQSLPHVGYVPQIETVDWDFPVTVEQVVAMGLYRESSRLPWLTRPERARIQTLLEQLGIGAYVQRHIKALSGGEQQRVFLARALIGNPKLLILDEPTSGVDLKTQHAILHLLGELNRGGVTILLTTHDLNAVARHLPWVICFNQTIIAQGYPEEIFTSAILSRTYDSEMSVVRQGDVILVDDSPKAGLHFKKQSHSSAQGFH from the coding sequence ATGTCCGCTTATTCAGACGGAGAGAAAGCACTGGTTTCGCTCCAGGAAGTGACCTGCGGTTACCCCAAAAAAACGGTTTTTCAAAATCTCACCCTTCAGCTTTACCCCGGACAATTCGCCGGCTTGGTCGGTCCGAGCGGGACCGGAAAATCGACCCTTCTCAAGGCCATCTTAGGGATCGTTCCGATTCTTTCCGGTTCGGTCTCCGTATCGGGAACGCGGGTTTCTCAGCAATCACTTCCCCACGTCGGTTATGTCCCTCAGATCGAGACGGTCGATTGGGATTTTCCGGTGACGGTGGAGCAGGTGGTGGCGATGGGGCTCTACCGGGAGTCGTCGCGGCTCCCCTGGCTGACACGGCCGGAGCGCGCCCGGATTCAGACGTTGCTCGAACAGCTCGGCATCGGCGCCTACGTGCAGCGGCATATCAAGGCGTTGTCGGGGGGCGAGCAGCAGCGGGTTTTCCTGGCGCGGGCGTTGATCGGAAATCCGAAACTCTTGATTCTGGATGAACCGACCTCCGGAGTCGATCTGAAAACCCAACATGCCATCCTTCATCTGCTCGGAGAGTTGAACCGAGGCGGAGTCACCATCCTCTTGACGACACACGACCTGAATGCCGTCGCACGGCATCTTCCCTGGGTCATCTGCTTCAATCAAACTATTATCGCGCAGGGGTATCCCGAAGAGATTTTTACCTCGGCCATCCTCTCCAGAACCTACGATTCGGAGATGTCGGTGGTCCGCCAGGGGGATGTGATCCTGGTGGACGACAGCCCGAAGGCCGGATTGCACTTCAAGAAACAGAGTCATTCTTCAGCCCAAGGATTCCATTGA